The region CACGTCTTGCAGCTTGGTCAGAATGTCGGCAATCGCTTCGGGTTGTGGCACCTTGATGGGGTGAATCTTCATGGCCACGACACGTGCCGCGCCGGAGCCACCAATGGCGGCCACGTAGACGATGGCGCAGTCCTTGATGGCTTCGAGCTTGGGGGCGAGCTTGTCTTCGTCGCCGTCTTCTTCCAGCTTGTCGCCAAACTCAAAGCTTTCAACAAACTGATGCCCGGTGGGGGAAACGTCGTACACGACGATGCTTTTGGCCCAGCCAAAGTGCGCGTTCACGCTTTCTTTGTCCTGGGTGGCGAAGGCGACTTTCATAAAGGCACTCCTTGGGTTGGGATGGGTGGGGTCAAAACGGATCACACGGT is a window of Rhodoferax lithotrophicus DNA encoding:
- the nifX gene encoding nitrogen fixation protein NifX, encoding MKVAFATQDKESVNAHFGWAKSIVVYDVSPTGHQFVESFEFGDKLEEDGDEDKLAPKLEAIKDCAIVYVAAIGGSGAARVVAMKIHPIKVPQPEAIADILTKLQDVLNGTPPPWLRKALAKSGERTFDFEDEEVTP